A window of Aythya fuligula isolate bAytFul2 chromosome 22, bAytFul2.pri, whole genome shotgun sequence contains these coding sequences:
- the LOC116497794 gene encoding uncharacterized protein LOC116497794, which yields MQQGYQSSSDGGRHCVKRTYDICRDAASRNQEGQCLTKKEWAHYCSEKVCAVPRDYQGYDKVLGLCICQAEDLESVCNSQCRRQQRETLRVACTKKNPQLIITYRNGSKVAVVLEELGTVLLGPYFPLKDVCTSEQSKYSHPAYIVKTSGKGFLGAYNPDPHLFHNFIMLNKASSLQRNWPSSATAPGNSSQKESRSPMEQSLKPSTSTSKIIFTGILNPTTCINANVTIMFIVSKEHYPVYDVTKRKRD from the exons ATGCAGCAAG GTTATCAGAGCTCCTCCGACGGTGGAAGACACTGCGTCAAACGAACATATGATATCTGTCGGGATGCAGCCTCTCGAAATCAGGAAGGACAGTGTTTAACCAAGAAAGAATGGGCTCATTATTGCTCAGAAAAG gtttgtgctgtccccagggatTATCAAGGCTATGACAAGGTTCTTGGCCTCTGCATCTGTCAAGCTGAGGATCTGGAGAGTGTGTGCAATTCGCAGTGTAGGAGACAACAAAGAGAGACTCTGCGGGTCGCTTGTACCAAGAAAAATCCTCAGCTCATTATCACTTACAGAAATGGGAGCAAG gttGCCGTTGTCTTGGAAGAATTAGGAACGGTTCTACTAGGACCatatttccctttaaaagaTGTCTGCACTTCAGAACAAAGCAAATATTCCCATCCAGCATACATCGTCAAAACAAGTG GGAAAGGATTTTTAGGAGCGTATAATCCTGACCCACACCTATTTCACAACTTCATCATGCTAAACAAGGCTTCATCGCTACAGAGAAACTGGCCTTCCTCAGCAACAGCTCCAG GTAACTCTAGCCAGAAAGAATCCAGATCTCCCATGGAACAAAGCCTGAAACCTTCAACTTCCACATCAAAAATCATATTTACTGGCATCTTAAATCCTACCACATGCATTAATGCTAATGTTACCATCATGTTCATTGTCTCCAAGGAACATTACCCAGTTTATGATGT AACTAAGAGGAAACGTGACTAG